AACTGTGATGCTGATATTTCGCTTCCATCTGGTAGGGAAAAGTGTTCTGCGATTTCCAGGACAACCTCAATAACCTTCTTACTATTATCAAACTGTATTTCTTGTTGTTTGTAGTAACCGAACTCTGTATTGACTCCAAGATCTAAATCACCTGAGTCAGCTTTTAGTTTTCCAGTTAAGATGTTTAAGAATGTACTTTTTCCTGTTCCGTTTTGCCCAACAATTCCAATTCTATCTCCCTTTTTAAAAGTGTAACTAAAATTTTTAAAAAGTTGCTTCTCCTCGAAACCCTTAGATACTGCTTTCAATTCCAGAATCTTTCCTCCCATCCTCTTCTGAGACACTTCCAATTCCACTTGATCTCTCTTTAAATTCTTTGAAGCTTTATCTTTAAGACCTTCAAATGCATCTACCCTATATTTGGCTTTAGTGCCGCGAGCTTTTGGCATTCTTCGCATCCATTCTTGCTCTTTTTTCATAAGGTTTTTTGCCTTATCTACTTCTATCTGCTCAATGGATTCTCTTTCCTCCTTTTTAAGTAAAAACTCTTCATAATTACCTTTATACTTAAATATTTGCTGACGATCTATTTCTAAAATCCCATTGCAAACTCTGTCTAAGAAATAACGGTCGTGCGTAACCATTAATAGAGTCATATTTTGTGTTGCCAAATAACTTTCCAGCCATTCAATTATACTTATATCCAAGTGGTTGGTTGGTTCATCAAGTATTAAAAAATCAGGCTTTACAATTAATTGAGCAGCCAAAGCAACCCTCTTCTTTTGTCCTCCTGACATATTCTCCACGGACTGCGTAATACTATCAATCCCTAATTGCCCTAAAATCTGTTGAACCTGACTCTCATAATCCCATAGTTGATGAGCTTCCATTTTTTCCATCAGATCCTGAAAGCGAGCCTGCTCTTTACTATTCATTTCAGGATTTGCTGCTAATTTCTCATACTCCTTGATGATATTCAGAGATTCATGATCAGAACTAAATATGGCTTGCATAGCATTTTGTCCGGCTTCAAATTGAGGATTTTGAGATAAAAACCCCACTTTTGTATCATTACGAAAGCTTAAATTTCCTTCATCAGGCGTTTCTTCACCCATCAAAATTTTAAGCAATGTTGACTTTCCAGAGCCATTAATTCCTACTAAAGCTACTTTTTCTCCTTGCGCTAATCCAAAAGAAATATTTTCAAACAAGACTCTTTCTCCGAAGCTTTTGGTAATATTTTCTACTGACAGATAATTCATAGAGCAAAATTAGATCATATATTTAAATTAGTAATACATTAATAAAAGTATTTCTATTAGTCTATTTCTGCAATCAAGAAATCAATTTGAACCTAGAAAACAACTTTTCTGATTTTCACTGTTTAAATTATAAATTAATAATTGGCACATTCTGAATTATTCTTTTAATTGCATAGCTCAAAACCAATCCTATGAAAGTTTTTATCAATGATGTTCCGTTATATATAATCCCTATGGAAAGGGAAATAGATAGAGAGCATTATGACCTTATTATTGATGCTGAAAAAGAGAAGATTCGATTCGATAATCTAATTGATGATGTACTTATTAGAAAAGGTAGCCTGGCCGATATATTAGATTTCTATCGATTTCTATCAGCGGATAAAAACAAAAAACTTGACTCTTTGGCATGCAAAGTTTACGATTATGCAAATGTTATAAAAGGTTTTAAGAAAGAGTTTAAAATTGTTGAAGCTGCAGGTGGAATCGTAACCAAAAAAGATAAATACCTATTTATTTATCGACTGAAGAAATGGGATTTACCAAAAGGAAAACTTGAAAAAAAGGAGAAGGTGGAAACAGCTGCCGTTAGGGAAGTGGAAGAAGAATGTAATGTGCAGGTTGAGTTAGGCCCTAAAGTTTGTAAAACATGGCACACATATACTAGGAATGGAAAAAACCACCTCAAAAAAACCAGCTGGTTTCATATGACCCTCAAAGAGGATAAGAAAATGAAGCCACAAAAGGAAGAAGGGATTGAAAAGGTTATTTGGGTCAATAAAGTGGAATTGAGAACTGTACTTTTGACTACTTATCGTTCTATTCGGTATGTAATGAAAAAATTTCACGAATACCAGGAAGGCCTAATCACTGTAAAGAAAACGAAAGCCTAACTGATTTTTCGGGTAATACTCCATTTGCGTTTTCTTTCATTTGCAAGTTCATCATCCAAGGCTTCAAAACGGGAAGCATGGCTAACAAATTCAGGTAGAATACTTTTTATCTGCATTATCATGCCCAATTCGTTCTCATCTGACATTAGATCATTAAGCTTCTGGAGTTCTTTGATAATGTCTTTATGCCCCATCCTTTCTGTTTTGGCAATTAAGATTTTCTCATGATGCGTTGGTAAGGTTGTTTCATTGTCGCTTAATAACTCTTCAAACAATTTCTCTCCTTCACGAAGACCTGTAAAAATTATTTTGATATCATCATCGACCTCATAGCCTGATAACTGAATCATCTTCTTGGCCAAATCAATTATTTTAATGGACCTACCCATATCAAAAACAAAAATTTCACCTCCAAAACCCATAATACCAGCTTCAATAACAAGCTGACAGGCTTCCGGAATAGTCATGAAATATCGAGTAACATCTGGATGAGTAACGGTTATTGGTCCACCCTTTTCTATTTGTTTTTTGAATAGCGGAATAACAGAACCATTTGATCCTAATACATTTCCAAAACGAGTGGTGATAAATTGCGTACTATTTTTAACTTCTTCAGATTTGGAATCATTTAAAGATTGTACATATACCTCTGCTAATCTTTTGGTTGCACCCATCACATTGGTAGGGTTCACCGCTTTGTCAGTAGAGACCATTACGAATTTTTCTACCTTGAATTTAACAGAAAAGTCTGCTAATGATTTTGTTCCAAACACATTGGTCGATACTGCTTCAAATGGATGCATTTCCATTAAAGGGACATGTTTATAGGCTGCCGCGTGATAAACTACATTCGGTTTATATTTTTCAAATATTACTTCAAGCCTTCTATTATTGGTAACATCCATTATAACTGGGATAATGTCTACATTACCACCAACATTTAGATTAGTCAACTCGATATCAATAGCATATAGAAAAGATTCGGCTTGATCCAATAAAATAAGCTTTTTTGGCTTTACTTTAAGGATTTGTTTCGCAATTTCCGAACCAATTGAGCCAGCAGCACCAGTAATCAGAACAGTTTTGCCTGCAATATTCTCCGTCACCTTAGGATTTTGCAATTTTATAGATTCTCTGCCTAATAGATCTTCAATACGAATCTCTTTGATTTGATTCATGCTCAATTCTCCATTCACCCATTTATCAGGGGCTGGAACTGTTCTTACTTTTACATGAGCCTTTAAACAATAATCTACTAACTCATTTTTTCGGTCAACAGAAAGATTTGCGATCGCTATTACAATTTCATGGATATGGTACCTATTTAAAATATCGTCTAAATTATATTCCGCATCGTAGATTGGCGCACCATTCAATATTTTCCCCACTTTTTTAAGATCATCATCTATAAAGCCTACGACTCGCATTCTTGCATTAGGATCTGCATCTATCACATGCTTTGTTATTATGCCATATTGCCCTGCACCAAAAATCATTACATTTTTTCTGTGACGGACAGCATCTCTATAATATGCAAATAGATTTTTCACCAAAACCCTATAGGAAAACAAAATTACAACAGATAGGATAAAGCTTATAATCAAGACCGAAGCAGGAATGATAACGCTTCCTTGGTACCACAAATTGAGGTAACTAACTATAGCTATTAATAAGGTACCAATAAAGGTAGTATAGGAAATACGAAGACCATCTTCTATAGAAGTATAACGAATAATCCCTGCATAGCTTTGTGTAATTAAAATTGAAATTAAATGACAGATCAGAAATAAGACTAAACCTTCAGTGAATTTGAAGGCCAGCATATCAGAAATACTAAAATTAAATCTCAATAAATAGGCAAAAACGATTGCAGACATCAACAATACCAAGTCGATTAGTAAAATAATCCACCTTGGTAAAAAACTGATATCATTAATCTTTTTGATCATAACAACACAAATATAATCTATTTGATATTTTTTTATAATAATTTAAGCTTTTATTTACAAAAGACCTTTATTTTTTCGATAATCAAGTCTTTTTGTTCATTTGTCAAGGACGAACTAGAGGGAAGACAAAGTCCTTTTTGAAATAGCTTTTCAGAAACTCCTGACAGATAAGCTTTACTATTTTTAAAGATAGGCTGTAAGTGCATTGGCTTCCATAAGGGTCTGGTTTCAATATTATATTTTTCTAGATCTTGCCTCAATTCTTCAGGCTCCTTGTTCGATACTCGACTGAATAACACACAAGTTAACCATCTATTACTAAATGCAGAATCATTCTCATATAAAAAATCAAAGCCAAGTGATTTTAGCTCTTTCTCATAAAAATCATGATTGGAACGTCTATTTTCAATCCATTGATTTAAAACTTTCATTTGACCTCTACCTATACCAGCAGCTATATTACTCATTCTGTAATTATAGCCAATCTCAGAATGTTGATAATGCGGTGCTGCATCTCTTGCCTGCGTAGCTAAAAACCTTGCTTTATCTATCCAATCCTTATTCTCAGAAACCAAGGCACCTCCACCAGAAGTAGTTATGATTTTATTCCCGTTAAAAGAATAAACCCCGAAATCACCAAAAGTACCAAGTGGTTTTCCGTCTAATTTTGAACCTAAAGCCTCGGCTGCATCTTCTATAAGCGGGATTTCGTACTTTTCAGATATAGCTTTTACTTCTTGAATTTTACCGGGCATTCCATACAAATGGACAAAAATTATTGCCTTTGGTTTCTTCCCTTTGGCTATATACTCTTTTATCGATTTTTCTAGAAGTTCGGGATCCATGTTCCAAGTCTCTTCTTCACTATCGATTAAAACCGGCTCAGCCAATTGATAAACAATAGGATTGATTGTAGCAGAAAAGGTGAAACTAGAAGCCAAAACAACATCGTCTTTTTTTACTCCCAGAATTATAAGCGCAAGATGAATTGCAGCCGTTCCAGAGCTTAAAGCTGCCGCATAAGGAATGCTATTATATTTTTGAATATCTTCTTCAAAACCGTTGACATTGGGCCCCAAGGGAGCGATCCAATTTTCATCAAAGGCATGTTGTATATATTTAATTTCTTCACCTCCCATATGAGGAGCTGATAAAAATATTCTTTCGCTCATTGCTTTATATATCTCCTAATTGTGGTCTTAATACTATTTCTTCAACAACTGTTCTATCGGATAAGGAAAATGCTGACCAAACTGATTCAGCTACATCTTCCGCCTTCATAAACCTCTCATGCGGTAAATCTACTCCTTCCCAACTTGCTGTGAAAGTCGCTCCAGGCAATACAGCTGTAACTTTCACTCCTTCTTCTTTCAATTCCTCTCTTAAACACTTGGTAAAACCTTGCATTGCATATTTTGTAATGCTGTAGGAACCTCCACTTGCATAAGCAGTAATTCCTGCAATACTACTCATTGAGAAAATATGGCCACTTTTATGTGGTATAATTACGGGTAATAATGCTCTAGTTAGATGATAAGCTGAAAACAAGTTTGTATTCATCATCATTTCCAGATTTCCCTCGGGTTCATTTATAATGCTTCCTGGTATGAAAACTCCAGTATTATTAACCAAAACATCCACTTTTGAGGTAGTTTTCAAAACGAAATCAGCAAACTCTTTCACGTCATCCTTTAGGGATAAATCAGCCTGCATAACAAAAACCTCTACTTTATGCCGACTTTCCACTTCCTCTTTCAACACACTTAAATCTGCCTCTTTCCGAGAACATGTAATTATGTTAAACCCATTCTCTGCAAATTTTAGAATTAATGCTCTACCAATGCCTTTTGTACCACCAGTTACTACGATATATTTACTCATACTATAATTTCTATTATTGTCGTTAAAAATACGAAATTAAGGATTATTAAGTTTGTTCTTCAAACTTCAAGGCAATAGTAGCGTAATGTTTATGAATTAATTTTCATATGGAACTGAAATTTTTGAGTACTTTACAGCTTTTATCTATTGCAAAGAAAATTTTCATGCTAACTTTAAATTTGAAGAACAAGAAGAGAATAACGTTACTAAGTTACAATAAATATTAAACAACTTAAATTACTAATTCGAGATCAATTATTGACGATCACCTATAAGTAAAATTTGTCGCAAATTTCCCTTAAAGGACAATGTCAAATATGGGTTAAGCTTTTGCCAATAAAATAATGAAAAAAGAATGAAATCAATAGGTGCCTATTTTATATTTATTGGGAGCATGTTTGTAAGGAGAGAGACTTTTTCATCCTATTTCAAACTCACGATTAATGAGTGTATTTCCATAGGCTGGAACTCCATTATAATAGTAGCTATAACATCGACTTTTATGGGCGCAGTTACTACGGTGCAGACAGCTTACAATTTAGTTAGTCCACTAATCCAAAACTATGTTGTAGCGCAGGTTACCAGAGAAATGGTGGTTTTAGAACTTGCTCCAACTATTACCGCCATTGTAATTGCTGGAAAAGTAGGATCAAGTATTGCTAGTGGGCTCGGCACCATGAGGATTACAGAGCAAATTGACGCCTTGGAAGTGATGGGTATCAATTCATCTTCTTATTTGGTGTTGCCGAAGATAGTGGCCGCCATGATAATGTACCCACTTTTAGTGGTAATTGCAGGATTCTTATCCTTATATGGAGGCTACATAGCAGGCACAATGACTGGTATTTTGACCGAGACCGAATATGTTTATGGTATTAGAATAGATTTTAATCCATACACTGTAAAATTCGCGCTTATTAAGTCTATAGTTTTTGCCTTTTTAATTTCTTCAATCTCTGCTTTTCAGGGATTTTATACCACTGGCGGTGCATTAGAAGTTGGACAATCAAGTACTAGTGCTGTAACTAAAAGTTGTATTGCAGTGCTGTTAGCTGATTATGTTTTAGCTGAATTGTTATTAAACTAAGCCATGATTGAAATCAAAAATATATCGAAGTCGTTTAACGGAACACAAGTTTTAGATGATATTTCTGGAACCTTTGAGAGAGGTATCACCAATCTAATCATTGGTGCAAGTGGAACAGGTAAAAGTGTATTATTAAAATGTATTGTTGGTTTAATTATTCCAGAGCAAGGAGAAGTACTTTATGATAATAGAGCCTTTCTTAAAGCTGATAAGGAAGAAAAATCACAAATGAGAAGAGAAATTGGCATGCTTTTCCAGGGCGGTGCATTATTTGACTCAAAAAATATTGAAGAGAATGTAATGTTTCCACTTGAGCTACTGACGGATATGAAAAAAGATGAAAAGCTTGATCGTGTTAATAATGTATTGAATAGAGTAGGGCTTGATAACATCAATAAGAAAATGCCCTCAGAAATCAGTGGTGGGCAAAAAAAGCGCGTAGGCATTGCTAGAGCCATTGTAAATGATATAAATTATTTGTTTTGTGACGAACCAAACTCAGGTCTTGACCCAAGAACATCGCTACTTATTGATGAACTAATTCAAGAAATCACTCATGAATTAAATGTGACCACTATTGTGGTTACTCATGATATGAATTCCGTAATGGGAATAGGAGAACACATCATGTATCTTGCAAAAGGTAAGAAATTATGGGAAGGTAATTCGGACAATATCCTGACTTCAGGTCAAGAAGATCTAGAGGATTTTATATTTGCTAGTAAGTTTATGAAAAAACTTCGCAAATCACTTTAAAACAAAGCTGTTAACTGAACAGTACCATTATGTATGGCTTTTTGGTCTTGACTTTTTCTACCAATGTACTGAAGAATTAAGTTTAAATCCCCTATGATTTTTCTTCTAAATGAGACATTCCAAACATAGTTTTCGCCTGCTCTGAGTCCTTCAAACATTTCATACGCCAAAGCACTTTGATTATCAACTAATTCTGAATTTACAC
This is a stretch of genomic DNA from Marivirga harenae. It encodes these proteins:
- a CDS encoding MlaE family ABC transporter permease, whose translation is MKSIGAYFIFIGSMFVRRETFSSYFKLTINECISIGWNSIIIVAITSTFMGAVTTVQTAYNLVSPLIQNYVVAQVTREMVVLELAPTITAIVIAGKVGSSIASGLGTMRITEQIDALEVMGINSSSYLVLPKIVAAMIMYPLLVVIAGFLSLYGGYIAGTMTGILTETEYVYGIRIDFNPYTVKFALIKSIVFAFLISSISAFQGFYTTGGALEVGQSSTSAVTKSCIAVLLADYVLAELLLN
- a CDS encoding SDR family oxidoreductase, whose protein sequence is MSKYIVVTGGTKGIGRALILKFAENGFNIITCSRKEADLSVLKEEVESRHKVEVFVMQADLSLKDDVKEFADFVLKTTSKVDVLVNNTGVFIPGSIINEPEGNLEMMMNTNLFSAYHLTRALLPVIIPHKSGHIFSMSSIAGITAYASGGSYSITKYAMQGFTKCLREELKEEGVKVTAVLPGATFTASWEGVDLPHERFMKAEDVAESVWSAFSLSDRTVVEEIVLRPQLGDI
- a CDS encoding NUDIX hydrolase; translation: MKVFINDVPLYIIPMEREIDREHYDLIIDAEKEKIRFDNLIDDVLIRKGSLADILDFYRFLSADKNKKLDSLACKVYDYANVIKGFKKEFKIVEAAGGIVTKKDKYLFIYRLKKWDLPKGKLEKKEKVETAAVREVEEECNVQVELGPKVCKTWHTYTRNGKNHLKKTSWFHMTLKEDKKMKPQKEEGIEKVIWVNKVELRTVLLTTYRSIRYVMKKFHEYQEGLITVKKTKA
- a CDS encoding DegT/DnrJ/EryC1/StrS family aminotransferase, with product MSERIFLSAPHMGGEEIKYIQHAFDENWIAPLGPNVNGFEEDIQKYNSIPYAAALSSGTAAIHLALIILGVKKDDVVLASSFTFSATINPIVYQLAEPVLIDSEEETWNMDPELLEKSIKEYIAKGKKPKAIIFVHLYGMPGKIQEVKAISEKYEIPLIEDAAEALGSKLDGKPLGTFGDFGVYSFNGNKIITTSGGGALVSENKDWIDKARFLATQARDAAPHYQHSEIGYNYRMSNIAAGIGRGQMKVLNQWIENRRSNHDFYEKELKSLGFDFLYENDSAFSNRWLTCVLFSRVSNKEPEELRQDLEKYNIETRPLWKPMHLQPIFKNSKAYLSGVSEKLFQKGLCLPSSSSLTNEQKDLIIEKIKVFCK
- the abc-f gene encoding ribosomal protection-like ABC-F family protein, coding for MNYLSVENITKSFGERVLFENISFGLAQGEKVALVGINGSGKSTLLKILMGEETPDEGNLSFRNDTKVGFLSQNPQFEAGQNAMQAIFSSDHESLNIIKEYEKLAANPEMNSKEQARFQDLMEKMEAHQLWDYESQVQQILGQLGIDSITQSVENMSGGQKKRVALAAQLIVKPDFLILDEPTNHLDISIIEWLESYLATQNMTLLMVTHDRYFLDRVCNGILEIDRQQIFKYKGNYEEFLLKKEERESIEQIEVDKAKNLMKKEQEWMRRMPKARGTKAKYRVDAFEGLKDKASKNLKRDQVELEVSQKRMGGKILELKAVSKGFEEKQLFKNFSYTFKKGDRIGIVGQNGTGKSTFLNILTGKLKADSGDLDLGVNTEFGYYKQQEIQFDNSKKVIEVVLEIAEHFSLPDGSEISASQFLNKFLFPPKQQHDFVHKLSGGEKRRLQLLLVLIKNPNFLILDEPTNDLDLQTLSILEDFLNRFQGCLIIVSHDRYFMDNLTDQLFLFEGDNQIKIFNGNYTNYRAIKDQKPKVKSTKPTETINKEKPKVEDKQKLSYKEKRELELIDKEIPLLNKQKEELEVNLAKGKGDTDDFSNWGKELNEINKKLEELEMRWLELSEFEM
- a CDS encoding polysaccharide biosynthesis protein, whose protein sequence is MIKKINDISFLPRWIILLIDLVLLMSAIVFAYLLRFNFSISDMLAFKFTEGLVLFLICHLISILITQSYAGIIRYTSIEDGLRISYTTFIGTLLIAIVSYLNLWYQGSVIIPASVLIISFILSVVILFSYRVLVKNLFAYYRDAVRHRKNVMIFGAGQYGIITKHVIDADPNARMRVVGFIDDDLKKVGKILNGAPIYDAEYNLDDILNRYHIHEIVIAIANLSVDRKNELVDYCLKAHVKVRTVPAPDKWVNGELSMNQIKEIRIEDLLGRESIKLQNPKVTENIAGKTVLITGAAGSIGSEIAKQILKVKPKKLILLDQAESFLYAIDIELTNLNVGGNVDIIPVIMDVTNNRRLEVIFEKYKPNVVYHAAAYKHVPLMEMHPFEAVSTNVFGTKSLADFSVKFKVEKFVMVSTDKAVNPTNVMGATKRLAEVYVQSLNDSKSEEVKNSTQFITTRFGNVLGSNGSVIPLFKKQIEKGGPITVTHPDVTRYFMTIPEACQLVIEAGIMGFGGEIFVFDMGRSIKIIDLAKKMIQLSGYEVDDDIKIIFTGLREGEKLFEELLSDNETTLPTHHEKILIAKTERMGHKDIIKELQKLNDLMSDENELGMIMQIKSILPEFVSHASRFEALDDELANERKRKWSITRKIS
- a CDS encoding ABC transporter ATP-binding protein; this encodes MIEIKNISKSFNGTQVLDDISGTFERGITNLIIGASGTGKSVLLKCIVGLIIPEQGEVLYDNRAFLKADKEEKSQMRREIGMLFQGGALFDSKNIEENVMFPLELLTDMKKDEKLDRVNNVLNRVGLDNINKKMPSEISGGQKKRVGIARAIVNDINYLFCDEPNSGLDPRTSLLIDELIQEITHELNVTTIVVTHDMNSVMGIGEHIMYLAKGKKLWEGNSDNILTSGQEDLEDFIFASKFMKKLRKSL